One Chelonoidis abingdonii isolate Lonesome George chromosome 17, CheloAbing_2.0, whole genome shotgun sequence DNA segment encodes these proteins:
- the TUT1 gene encoding speckle targeted PIP5K1A-regulated poly(A) polymerase, with amino-acid sequence MEPDVESLPRGGFRCRLCHVTAANKPSLQDHLQGKKHQRLENLRAKRQDQELRSVFVSGFHKGTSAPELTEYFQTFGGVASVVMDKDKGVYAIVELQDQEVMEKVLAQPEHCLQGQRLRVKPREKKEFKYMPPKKQGSAHDIQLSPEKLVQALCQADDVDAQMSQLVQLFELSESERRLRHLLVTLFQEVFSEFFPECAILPFGSSVNGFDIHGCDLDLFLDLEKTKTFQANAKEPQGAQAEEGAGPDSDSEDSILSDIDLTTATVPEVLELVAAVLRKCVPGVHSVQVVHSARRPVVKFCHKDSGLLGDISINNRLAVCNTRFLQLCTEADERVRPLVYALRYWAKQQALAGNPFGGGPLLNNYALTLLVLFFLQTRSPPALPTLAQLRELTGDKDQAIVDGWDCSFPQDVSRLEPSTNTESLCSLLAEFFRVFGDHDFAGCVISLQEGRALPLPSFLLSEVGAKLKLGPFNVQDPFELSHNVAANVNEKIAQRFQHCCRDGAKYCRSLQYQRKSSKGKAWGLVRLFQPGVPEAGELGPDGLLITIPFMLMALSPGSREQLCQARDFRRCWFHKVCAAITFVLKDVLKCSCMGPAGESLGQEPTEQSGGEQPRSDERGSLAVSPAKKRPRVEGPVSEEEESVSWSCAVWHRVWMGRRRMRRQLRHLGSPQPDTEQEAGSLEVEEKVSEAIIQQEGESLGAEPLLRFTVCARVGGGQEDTRTLLYFTPAPQQGPLFQDFYHFLQGFLPRMVERYVGRTAWGRQ; translated from the exons ATGGAGCCGGATGTGGAGTCGCTGCCCCGCGGAGGTTTCCGTTGCCGCCTCTGTCACGTGACTGCGGCCAACA agcccagcctacAAGATCATCTGCAGGGGAAGAAGCACCAGCGGCTGGAGAACTTACGTGCCAAACGTCAAGATCAGGAGCTGCGCAGCGTCTTTGTCAGTGGCTTCCACAAGGGTACATCAGCCCCTGAGCTGACTGAGTACTTCCAGACCTTCGGGGGCGTGGCCAGTGTGGTGATGGATAAAGACAAG GGGGTCTATGCTAttgtggagctgcaggaccaggagGTGATGGAGAAGGTGCTGGCCCAGCCGGAGCATTGTCTGCAGGGGCAGCGGCTGCGGGTGAAGCCCCGGGAGAAGAAGGAATTCAAGTACATGCCTCCCAAGAAGCAGGGATCCGCACATGATATACAACTGAGTCCTGAAAAGCTGGTCCAGGCACTGTGCCAGGCTGATGAT GTGGATGCCCAGATGTCACAGCTGGTGCAGCTGTTTGAGCTCTCCGAGAGCGAGAGGCGGCTGCGACACCTACTGGTCACCCTGTTCCAGGAGGTTTTCTCAGAGTTCTTCCCTG AGTGCGCCATCCTCCCCTTTGGCTCATCAGTGAACGGATTTGACATCCATGGCTGTGACCTGGATTTGTTCCTGGACCtggagaaaacaaaaaccttccagGCAAATGCAAAGGAACCCCAGGGGGCACAG GccgaggagggggcagggccagactCTGACTCAGAGGACTCCATCCTGAGTGACATTGATCTGACAACAGCGACGGTGCCCGAGGTGCTGGAGCTGGTGGCAGCTGTGCTACGGAAGTGCGTACCAGGTGTGCACAGTGTCCAGGTGGTGCACAGTGCCCGCCGCCCTGTTGTCAAGTTCTGCCACAAGGACTCGGGGCTGCTGGGAGACATCTCCATCAACAACAG GCTGGCTGTCTGCAATACGCGCTTCCTACAGCTCTGTACAGAGGCTGATGAGCGGGTGCGGCCCCTGGTCTACGCGCTGCGCTACTGGGCCAAGCAGCAGGCCCTGGCAG GAAACCCCTTTGGGGGTGGCCCCCTCCTCAACAACTACGCACTGACCCTGCTGGTGCTGTTCTTCCTGCAGACGCGCAGCCCCCCGGCCTTGCCCACACTGGCCCAGCTCAGGGAGCTGACAG GGGATAAGGATCAGGCCATTGTGGACGGCTGGGATTGCAGCTTCCCCCAGGACGTGTCGCGGCTGGAGCCCAGCACCAACACGGAGAGTCTGT GTTCCCTCCTGGCCGAATTCTTCCGAGTCTTTGGGGACCATGACTTTGCCGGCTGCGTGATTTCGCTGCAGGAGGGCCgggcgctgcccctgcccagctttCTGCTCTCAGAGGTGGGTGCCAAGCTTAAGTTGGGTCCCTTCAACGTGCAGGACCCCTTTGAGCTGAGCCACAACGTGGCAGCCAACGTCAATGAGAAGATAGCGCAGCGGTTCCAGCACTGCTGCCGGGACGGGGCCAAGTACTGCCGCAGCCTGCAGTACCAGCGCAAATCCAGCAAGGGCAAGGCCTGGGGGCTGGTGCGGCTCTTCCAGCCAGGGGTGCCggaggctggggagctgggccccGATGGGCTCCTCATCACCATCCCCTTCATGCTGATGGCGCTCTCCCCTGGGAGCCGGGAGCAGCTGTGCCAGGCCAGGGACTTCCGGCGCTGCTGGTTTCACAAGGTGTGTGCTGCCATCACCTTCGTGCTGAAGGATGTGCTgaagtgcagctgcatggggccTGCAGGGGAGTCACTGGGGCAGGAGCCCACAGAGCAGAGTGGAGGGGAGCAGCCCCGGTCTGATGAGAGAGGAAGCCTGGCTGTGTCCCCAGCCAAGAAGAGGCCAAGAGTAGAGGGCCCAgtgtcagaggaggaggagagcgtGAGCTGGAGCTGTGCTGTGTGGCACCGTGTCTGGATGGGCCGGCGCCGCATGCGGCGCCAGCTCCGGCACCTGGGCAGCCCCCAGCCAGACACGGAGCAGGAGGCTGGCTCCctggaggtggaggagaaggTGTCGGAGGCCATAATCCAGCAGGAGGGAGAGTCCCTGGGGGCAGAGCCGCTGCTGAGGTTCACGGTCTGTGCCCGGGTGGGCGGAGGCCAGGAGGACACACGGACCCTCCTGTATTtcaccccagccccacagcagggccctctgttccaggacttctATCACTTTCTGCAGGGCTTTCTGCCCAGGATGGTGGAGCGGTATGTGGGCAGAACAGCTTGGGGCAGGCAGTGA